In the genome of Palaemon carinicauda isolate YSFRI2023 chromosome 15, ASM3689809v2, whole genome shotgun sequence, one region contains:
- the LOC137653946 gene encoding uncharacterized protein, producing MSPSSALIQIAEDEYQTATTRSEAASLASKLEDFELALLCVLWDCILERLNATNKTLQKTEIEMATCANLYAGLVEFVISLRNDEAFEMFEEKAKLLVKDYSYRADHQRSRKRKRNFEEPDNEIVLLPRQKCKTATCFVILDSLIRELVKRKEIYQNLNDKFGFLFKITTMPDAELREAAIKLQQHLSADVQDTFVEEIVHFSGYMNQIKALPEK from the coding sequence ATGAGTCCAAGTAGTGCTTTGATCCAAATAGCAGAGGATGAATACCAGACAGCAACTACAAGAAGCGAAGCAGCCAGCTTAGCATCAAAATTGGAAGATTTTGAATTGGCATTACTCTGTGTGCTTTGGGACTGTATACTGGAACGGTTAAATGCCACGAACAAGACACTTcagaaaactgaaattgaaatggcTACTTGTGCTAACCTCTATGCAGGCTTAGTGGAATTTGTAATCTCACTTCGCAATGATGAAGCTTTTGAAATGTTTGAAGAGAAAGCTAAACTGCTGGTGAAAGACTACAGTTACCGGGCTGATCATCAGCGGTCAAGGAAGAGGAAACGCAATTTTGAAGAGCCAGACAATGAAATTGTATTATTACCAAGGCAGAAATGTAAGACAGCTACATGCTTCGTCATTCTGGATTCACTGATTAGAGAAttggtgaaaagaaaagaaatctaccAGAATCTCAATGACAAGTTTGGATTTCTGTTCAAAATTACTACTATGCCAGATGCAGAATTGAGAGAAGCTGCAATAAAGTTGCAACAACACCTTTCAGCAGATGTTCAGGACACATTTGTTGAAGAAATAGTTCATTTTTCTGGCTATATGAATCAGATTAAAGCTCTACCTGAAAAATGA